AACTCTAGAAACTTCACCCGCATGGTTGGGCGTGCTCGCCTCCGCCCGGCTCGACCGAACAAGTCTCCGGCACCCTCGCGATGGCCTTCGACAATGTCCTTCGCCTCCTCGTCAAGCCGAGATGCTCGCTCATAGCTGCTCACGGCCGCGAAAAAATCTCCGCGACGCCGGCTCCGGATCACCGACGCGTGCATCAGGGGAATCTCCGCCTGTGAGCGTCAGCTCGACAAGCGTACCAGGTGCGCCGGCTCGCGACATGTCGTTGAGTGCCAAGCAGACGGCGATCGTCACGGGAACCACCGGGACGGGCAAGGCGACTACCTCGCATGCGCCCTCGCCCGTGAAGGCGTGCCGCAAAGGCTTCCGCGGTCTGTATCGACGCGTGGCGCGGCTCTTCGACGAGCTCCGCATCGCGCGGACTGGCACTACCACCGCGTCCTGTCTCTCGGATCGCAAGGCGGACGTCCTCGTGCTCGACGACTGCGCGCTCAGGCACCCCTTACCGAGGAGGCGCGCAGGGATCTACTCACGATCCTCCCGAAGACCGCTACGGCCTTCGCGCGACCGTCTTCACGGGACCAGATCGGACCCGACCGATGGCACGCGTACCTGGCCGACCCCACCGTCGACGGACGCCATCTTACGATCGTGTGCTCCCGGCGCTCACGAGATCGCGCTCACCGGGCCCTCGCGCCGCAAGACGCAGGAAAGAATCGAAGTCAAACTGGAGCTCCAGCAAGTGGCGGGCCGCTTACCCTGCTCGCGAGCCTGGAACCGTCATCGAGGCCTCAGGAGACGTCG
The sequence above is a segment of the Myxococcales bacterium genome. Coding sequences within it:
- a CDS encoding ATP-binding protein; translated protein: MSLSAKQTAIVTGTTGTGKATTSHAPSPVKACRKGFRGLYRRVARLFDELRIARTGTTTASCLSDRKADVLVLDDCALRHPLPRRRAGIYSRSSRRPLRPSRDRLHGTRSDPTDGTRTWPTPPSTDAILRSCAPGAHEIALTGPSRRKTQERIEVKLELQQVAGRLPCSRAWNRHRGLRRRR